The sequence below is a genomic window from Oscillospiraceae bacterium.
AGGCCGAGGCCCGGGCCGCCGAGCTGCTGCGGCAGACGGCGCAGGCCCTGGAGCTCTCCGAGCGCCTGGAGAGCGGCGAGGGCGGCATCCCCTATGAGCAGATTATGGAGCGGGTCAGCCGCTCTATCATCTCCGACGCCCTGGAGCGCTGCGGCCGCAACAAGACCCGCACCAGCGAGCTGCTGGGCCTGCCCCGGCAGACCCTGAAATATAAGCTGGAAAAGTTGGGCCTGGACTGAGTCCGCGCACAATTTGAGAATTTTTATCGCGGCGGATTCTCGTCGTTTTGAGACCTTCCCGGGCAGTGAACGACAGCTAATTGTCGCAAAACCACCCGGGGAGGCGGTGAGAATCCGCCATTCCCTGCCCCGGAGATGAAATTCACAAAGCGAAACCCTTTGATTTCAAGGCTTTTAGGCAATTTTGCTTTTTGGCACGCCCGTTGCTATAATAAGCGGGTGTATCGCACAGCCGTCGCCGCGCCCCAACGAGGAGGGAGGGACGCCCCGCCGGCACACAATGAGAGAGGAGTGGTGGCCACCATTTCTTAAGCCGCCCCGCGCGGCGACCCACATTTAATGAGGGAAATTATAGAAAGAGGGGAAATCATGGAAGTAAATTATGGTATTTTATCGTTGGCCCCCGCCGTCATCGCGCTGGTCCTGGCCTTTGCCACAAGGAATGCCCTGTTCTCCATCCTGATGGGCGTGCTGGTCGGCGTGGTCATCACCGGGCAGAACCCCGTCAACGGCTTGACCGGCATTATGAAAACCGCCCTGGGCAACGCGGACTTTATCTGGGTGCTGGGCATTGAGGTCTTTATCGGCATCCTTGTGGCCCTGTTCCAGAAGTCGGGCGCCATACAGGCGTTCGCCGGCTGGATAGGGCGGTTCCATCTGAAAGCACGCGGCGCCCAGGCCGTCTCCTTCCTTCTGGGCGTGTTCATCTTCTTCAGCGACTACTTCAGCCCCCTGTACGTCGGCACCGTCATGCGCGGCATCACCGACAAGGCCAAGGTCTCCCGCGAGAAGCTGGCCTACATCTGCGACTGCACCTCCGCCCCCATCTGCACGATGATCCCCTTCTCCTCCTGGGGCATCTACATGGCCGGCCTGCTGATCGGCCTGGGCGCCTTCACCACGGAGCAGATGGCCTCCGACGCCGTCATCCGCATGGTGCCCTTTAACTTCTACGGCATCTTCTCCATCCTGATGGTGGGCCTTATCTCCTTCGGCATCATCCCCGATTTCGGCCCCATGCGCAAGGCCGAGCGCCGCGCCCGCGAGGAGGGCAAGCCCATCAGCGACAACGCCCGCCCCCTGCTGAGCGACGAGCTGGAGAAGATCAAGCCCAACGAGGGTGTGAAGCCCAACCTGTTCCTGAACTTCTTTATGCCCGCCCTCATCATCATCGGCGTGACCCTGGGCACCTACATCTTCACCGGCAGCGCCCAGACCCTGGAGGCCTTTGTGTGGGCCGTGTTCTACCAGTTTATCGTCATGCTGATCCAGCGCATGGGCAAGCTGCATGAGCTCATCGACGTGGCCGTCGAGGGCATCAAGAGCGTCATGAGCGCCATCCTGATCCTGGCTCTGGCCTACTGCATCAACTCCATCAGCGGCCAGCTGGGCACCGCCAACTTCGTCATCTCCGCCACCAGCAGCTGGATGACCCCCACCATCCTCATGGTCATGACCTTCCTGCTGTGCGCCTTCATCTCCTTCTTCACCGGCTCCTCCTGGGGCACCTACGCCATCATGACCCCCATCTGCGTGCCCCTGGCCTTCAACGTCACCGGCGGCGCCATCACCCCCGTGGTCTACGCCACCATCGCGGCGATCATGGGCGGCGGCTGCTTCGGCGACCACTGCTCCCCCCTGTCCGACACCACCATTCTCTCCTCCCTGGCCTCCGGCTCGGACCACGTGGATCACGTCAAGACCCAGCTGTTCTACGCGATGACTGCGGCAATTCTCTCCGCAATCTGCTTCCTCATCGTGGGCCTCGTGCTCGAATAACCGTCCCTCATGGCCCGGGGGTCCTCCGGGCCCCCGGGCCATGCTTTTACCGACCGCTGAACACTCTCATTTTTTAGGAGGAATCTGTCATGGTTATTGGCGTCCCCAAGGAAATCAAGCCCAACGAATACCGGGTCGCGGCGGTCCCCACCGCCGTGCAGGAGCTGACCCGCCGCGGCCATCAGGTGTACGTGGAGCACGACGCCGGCAAGGGCTCCGGCTTTTCCGACGCGGAGTACGAGCGCTCCGGGGCGGTCATCGCCGACGTGGACACCGTCTACGGCAAGGCCGACCTGATCTACAAGGTCAAGGAGGTTTTCCCCGAGGAGTACAAGTATATGAAGGCGGACAAAATCCTCTTCACCTACATCCACTCCAACGCCCACCTG
It includes:
- a CDS encoding sodium:proton antiporter, with the protein product MEVNYGILSLAPAVIALVLAFATRNALFSILMGVLVGVVITGQNPVNGLTGIMKTALGNADFIWVLGIEVFIGILVALFQKSGAIQAFAGWIGRFHLKARGAQAVSFLLGVFIFFSDYFSPLYVGTVMRGITDKAKVSREKLAYICDCTSAPICTMIPFSSWGIYMAGLLIGLGAFTTEQMASDAVIRMVPFNFYGIFSILMVGLISFGIIPDFGPMRKAERRAREEGKPISDNARPLLSDELEKIKPNEGVKPNLFLNFFMPALIIIGVTLGTYIFTGSAQTLEAFVWAVFYQFIVMLIQRMGKLHELIDVAVEGIKSVMSAILILALAYCINSISGQLGTANFVISATSSWMTPTILMVMTFLLCAFISFFTGSSWGTYAIMTPICVPLAFNVTGGAITPVVYATIAAIMGGGCFGDHCSPLSDTTILSSLASGSDHVDHVKTQLFYAMTAAILSAICFLIVGLVLE